Proteins from a genomic interval of Diospyros lotus cultivar Yz01 chromosome 6, ASM1463336v1, whole genome shotgun sequence:
- the LOC127804812 gene encoding protein trichome birefringence-like 34 isoform X2 codes for MTMTMSDKQAAHKVSGSWKISYSFHLLVALPVGIFLILAFYSTSRESQLVAEEDHRRRPNKDGAGGGNGCDLFSGKWVLDKEPNFYPLYKEQDCSFIHDGIACEKFGRKDLKYQQWRWQPHDCDLPRFNATAMLERLRNKRLVFVGDSINRNQWVSMVCLVQSPIPPALKSVHLNGSLITFKATEYNATIDFYWAPLLVESNSDDLFHHRIADRIVRAESIEKHARSWTDADILVFNSYLWWRRPKLKVLADEWGKPPNHKCNNETEPIAEEGHQGMDSDPQMMKILESAIGELGSRGLKVQMLNITQLSEYRKDAHPSIHSKKWGPEEISNPVRFADCTHWCLPGVPDVWNLILYAYIFGS; via the exons ATGACGATGACGATGAGTGACAAACAGGCGGCCCATAAAGTTTCAGGATCTTGGAAAATCAGCTACAGCTTCCATTTACTTGTAGCACTGCCAGTGGGCATCTTCCTCATTCTGGCATTTTACTCAACCAGTAGAGAGAGCCAGTTGGTGGCGGAAGAAGATCATCGCCGCCGGCCAAACAAAGACGGTGCCGGTGGCGGCAATGGGTGCGACTTGTTTTCAGGCAAATGGGTGCTTGACAAGGAGCCTAATTTTTATCCTCTGTATAAAGAGCAAGATTGCTCTTTCATTCATGACGGGATAGCTTGCGAGAAGTTCGGCAGGAAGGATCTCAAGTATCAGCAATGGCGGTGGCAGCCTCATGACTGTGATCTCCCAAGATTCAATGCCACAGCAATGCTGGAGCGGCTAAGGAACAAGAGGCTCGTATTTGTGGGGGATTCAATTAACAGAAATCAGTGGGTTTCAATGGTCTGCTTGGTCCAGTCTCCCATCCCTCCCGCGCTCAAGTCCGTGCACCTCAATGGCTCCTTGATCACCTTCAAGGCGACT GAATACAATGCAACAATTGATTTCTACTGGGCGCCGCTGCTGGTGGAGTCTAACTCCGACGATCTCTTCCACCACCGCATCGCCGACCGGATCGTCAGAGCCGAGTCGATAGAGAAGCATGCCCGGAGCTGGACTGACGCGGACATTCTCGTGTTCAATTCCTATCTGTGGTGGAGACGGCCTAAATTGAAGGTCTT GGCTGACGAATGGGGCAAGCCGCCAAACCACAAGTGCAACAATGAAACAGAGCCAATCGCAGAAGAGGGACACCAGGGGATGGATTCAGACCCTCAAATGATGAAGATTCTAGAATCAGCCATTGGTGAACTGGGAAGCAGAGGGTTGAAGGTTCAAATGTTGAACATAACCCAGCTTTCAGAGTATCGCAAGGACGCCCACCCATCCATCCATTCCAAGAAATGGGGCCCCGAGGAAATATCAAACCCTGTTCGTTTTGCGGATTGCACCCATTGGTGTCTTCCTGGAGTGCCTGATGTCTGGAATCTCATCCTCTATGCCTACATTTTTGGTTCTTGA
- the LOC127804812 gene encoding protein trichome birefringence-like 34 isoform X1, with amino-acid sequence MTMTMSDKQAAHKVSGSWKISYSFHLLVALPVGIFLILAFYSTSRESQLVAEEDHRRRPNKDGAGGGNGCDLFSGKWVLDKEPNFYPLYKEQDCSFIHDGIACEKFGRKDLKYQQWRWQPHDCDLPRFNATAMLERLRNKRLVFVGDSINRNQWVSMVCLVQSPIPPALKSVHLNGSLITFKATEYNATIDFYWAPLLVESNSDDLFHHRIADRIVRAESIEKHARSWTDADILVFNSYLWWRRPKLKVLWGSFGSGDGIYKEVEMLRSYEMALRTWADWLEFHVNRSKTQLFFVTLSPTHNRADEWGKPPNHKCNNETEPIAEEGHQGMDSDPQMMKILESAIGELGSRGLKVQMLNITQLSEYRKDAHPSIHSKKWGPEEISNPVRFADCTHWCLPGVPDVWNLILYAYIFGS; translated from the exons ATGACGATGACGATGAGTGACAAACAGGCGGCCCATAAAGTTTCAGGATCTTGGAAAATCAGCTACAGCTTCCATTTACTTGTAGCACTGCCAGTGGGCATCTTCCTCATTCTGGCATTTTACTCAACCAGTAGAGAGAGCCAGTTGGTGGCGGAAGAAGATCATCGCCGCCGGCCAAACAAAGACGGTGCCGGTGGCGGCAATGGGTGCGACTTGTTTTCAGGCAAATGGGTGCTTGACAAGGAGCCTAATTTTTATCCTCTGTATAAAGAGCAAGATTGCTCTTTCATTCATGACGGGATAGCTTGCGAGAAGTTCGGCAGGAAGGATCTCAAGTATCAGCAATGGCGGTGGCAGCCTCATGACTGTGATCTCCCAAGATTCAATGCCACAGCAATGCTGGAGCGGCTAAGGAACAAGAGGCTCGTATTTGTGGGGGATTCAATTAACAGAAATCAGTGGGTTTCAATGGTCTGCTTGGTCCAGTCTCCCATCCCTCCCGCGCTCAAGTCCGTGCACCTCAATGGCTCCTTGATCACCTTCAAGGCGACT GAATACAATGCAACAATTGATTTCTACTGGGCGCCGCTGCTGGTGGAGTCTAACTCCGACGATCTCTTCCACCACCGCATCGCCGACCGGATCGTCAGAGCCGAGTCGATAGAGAAGCATGCCCGGAGCTGGACTGACGCGGACATTCTCGTGTTCAATTCCTATCTGTGGTGGAGACGGCCTAAATTGAAGGTCTT GTGGGGATCATTCGGAAGTGGAGATGGAATATACAAAGAGGTGGAGATGTTGCGTTCGTATGAGATGGCTCTGAGAACATGGGCGGATTGGTTAGAGTTTCATGTTAACCGCAGCAAGACCCAGCTCTTCTTCGTTACCCTGTCCCCCACTCACAACag GGCTGACGAATGGGGCAAGCCGCCAAACCACAAGTGCAACAATGAAACAGAGCCAATCGCAGAAGAGGGACACCAGGGGATGGATTCAGACCCTCAAATGATGAAGATTCTAGAATCAGCCATTGGTGAACTGGGAAGCAGAGGGTTGAAGGTTCAAATGTTGAACATAACCCAGCTTTCAGAGTATCGCAAGGACGCCCACCCATCCATCCATTCCAAGAAATGGGGCCCCGAGGAAATATCAAACCCTGTTCGTTTTGCGGATTGCACCCATTGGTGTCTTCCTGGAGTGCCTGATGTCTGGAATCTCATCCTCTATGCCTACATTTTTGGTTCTTGA
- the LOC127804813 gene encoding endochitinase-like: MKIWPLVLLALATLSALSAEQCGKQAGGALCPNGLCCSQYGYCGDTDDYCLKGCQSQCKSGGGGSTPTPSPSGGGGGVASIITPALFDQMLKHRNEESCSHGFYTYDAFIAAARSFNGFGTTGDDATRKRELAAFLGQTSHETTGGWPSAPDGPYAWGYCFVREGGDHTDPLCTSKDWPCPPGRKYYGRGPIQLTHNYNYGLAGKAIGADLINNPDLVATDAIVSFKTAIWFWMTPQANKPSSHDVIVGKWTPSEADRSAGRVPGYGVITNIINGGLECGQGPKDKVADRIGFYKRYCDLLGVSYGNNLDCYNQRPFA; the protein is encoded by the exons ATGAAGATCTGGCCGCTGGTTTTGTTAGCCTTGGCCACGTTGTCAGCTCTATCCGCTGAACAATGTGGTAAACAAGCTGGTGGCGCCCTGTGCCCAAATGGGCTTTGCTGCAGCCAATACGGTTATTGTGGCGACACCGATGACTACTGCCTAAAAGGTTGCCAGAGCCAGTGCAAGTCTGGTGGCGGCGGTTCAACTCCCACGCCCTCCCCTAGCGGCGGTGGAGGAGGCGTTGCTTCCATTATCACCCCGGCTCTTTTTGACCAAATGCTCAAGCATCGAAATGAGGAGAGTTGTAGCCACGGATTCTACACTTACGATGCCTTCATTGCCGCTGCACGGTCGTTTAATGGGTTCGGGACGACTGGCGATGACGCCACTCGTAAGAGGGAGTTGGCCGCGTTTTTGGGCCAAACCTCTCATGAGACAACTG GTGGGTGGCCAAGTGCACCGGATGGTCCGTATGCGTGGGGATATTGCTTTGTAAGGGAAGGAGGTGATCATACCGATCCCTTGTGTACCTCCAAAGATTGGCCATGTCCCCCTGGTAGAAAGTACTATGGTCGTGGACCAATCCAACTAACCCA CAACTACAATTATGGTTTAGCGGGCAAAGCAATTGGAGCGGATCTGATAAACAATCCAGATCTGGTAGCCACAGACGCGATCGTATCATTTAAAACGGCCATATGGTTTTGGATGACCCCACAAGCAAACAAACCGTCATCGCACGACGTCATCGTCGGAAAATGGACGCCGTCCGAGGCAGACAGGTCGGCGGGTAGGGTTCCAGGCTATGGTGTCATCACCAATATCATCAATGGTGGGTTGGAGTGCGGTCAAGGCCCAAAAGACAAGGTGGCAGATCGGATCGGGTTTTACAAGAGATACTGTGACCTACTAGGTGTGAGTTATGGAAACAACTTAGACTGCTACAATCAAAGGCCTTTTGCCTAA